A genomic segment from Nematostella vectensis chromosome 6, jaNemVect1.1, whole genome shotgun sequence encodes:
- the LOC116614112 gene encoding E3 ubiquitin-protein ligase RNF4 isoform X2, translating into MLMQHQNRQCMSELDSSIILQYPLPATSYCAGIPGSSSAADDIDKSLEKPLSQQNPQIRHETKYQVPSQVQIKTGDEKEAYEKRFDDAMDSLLGNITSSCSTLGIPVSPNDSTCRQSTDTSISITTSSQAQDDITIVAEVQATQPEVIDLVSTPTIRRGSSFVVDLTSEPSSPDRDVVDLTRESVSDTPVIVCVSRIFQRAPSLTWQRPSCMFASYSGEVSPTQLSDDDVQDVTNDQASNAPSRSRDTSADDKNARKTITCPICMDDDEAIKKRKRQLTSTVCGHVFCDKCIKNAVKIQKKCPTCRKDLTLRQLHPIFL; encoded by the exons ATGCTTATGCAACATCAAAAT CGTCAATGCATGTCAGAGCTAGACAGCTCAATAATTCTGCAATACCCTTTACCTGCCACCTCATATTGCGCCGGTATCCCTGGATCTAGTAGTGCAGCAGATGACATTGACAAGTCACTAGAGAAGCCATTATCTCAGCAAAACCCACAG ATTAGACATGagacaaaatatcaagttcCATCTCAAGTACAAATAAAAACTGGTGATGAGAAGGAAGCATATGAGAAGAGGTTTGACGATGCAATGGACTCACTGTTGGGCAATATAACAAGTTCATGTAGTACTCTGGGGATCCCTGTGTCACCCAATGACTCCACCTGTAGACAATCCACAGATACATCCATCAGTATAACTACTTCAAGCCAAGCTCAGGATGATATTACTATTGTGGCTGAGGTTCAAGCAACTCAACCTGAAGTTATAGATCTTGTGTCTACACCAACGATAAGAAGAG ggtcgtcatttGTGGTAGATCTGACATCAGAACCATCTTCCCCTGACAGGGATGTGGTGGACTTGACCAGAGAATCTGTTTCTGACACACCTGTTATAGTG TGTGTCAGTAGAATATTCCAGAGAGCACCAAGCTTGACATGGCAGCGCCCATCCTGTATGTTTGCATCGTATTCTGGCGAGGTGTCCCCCACCCAGTTATCAGATGATGATGTACAGGATGTCACAAATGACCAAGCCAG TAATGCTCCATCGAGAAGTAGAGACACTAGTGCCGACGACAAAAACGCTAGAAAAACTATCACATGCCCAATATGTATGGACGATGATGAGGCA ataaagaaaagaaaacgtcAGCTTACCTCGACTGTTTGTGGACATGTGTTTTGCGACAAATGTATCAAGAATGCTGTTAAGATACAGAAAAAGTGCCCAACTTGTAGAAAGGATCTAACACTTAGACAGCTACACCCAATCTTCCTTTGA
- the LOC116614112 gene encoding uncharacterized protein LOC116614112 isoform X1 codes for MDRSERKRKLDSEELECCDSPETTRLTNPHSLFPGIEDSLLPGIEDSLLQGIPSQERKRQCMSELDSSIILQYPLPATSYCAGIPGSSSAADDIDKSLEKPLSQQNPQIRHETKYQVPSQVQIKTGDEKEAYEKRFDDAMDSLLGNITSSCSTLGIPVSPNDSTCRQSTDTSISITTSSQAQDDITIVAEVQATQPEVIDLVSTPTIRRGSSFVVDLTSEPSSPDRDVVDLTRESVSDTPVIVCVSRIFQRAPSLTWQRPSCMFASYSGEVSPTQLSDDDVQDVTNDQASNAPSRSRDTSADDKNARKTITCPICMDDDEAIKKRKRQLTSTVCGHVFCDKCIKNAVKIQKKCPTCRKDLTLRQLHPIFL; via the exons AGTGAACGTAAGAGAAAATTGGATTCAGAGGAGCTAGAATGCTGTGATAGCCCAGAAACAACAAGGCTGACAAATCCACACAGCTTATTCCCAGGAATAGAGGACAGCTTATTACCAGGAATAGAGGACAGCTTATTACAAGGGATTCCCTCACAAGAAAGAAAG CGTCAATGCATGTCAGAGCTAGACAGCTCAATAATTCTGCAATACCCTTTACCTGCCACCTCATATTGCGCCGGTATCCCTGGATCTAGTAGTGCAGCAGATGACATTGACAAGTCACTAGAGAAGCCATTATCTCAGCAAAACCCACAG ATTAGACATGagacaaaatatcaagttcCATCTCAAGTACAAATAAAAACTGGTGATGAGAAGGAAGCATATGAGAAGAGGTTTGACGATGCAATGGACTCACTGTTGGGCAATATAACAAGTTCATGTAGTACTCTGGGGATCCCTGTGTCACCCAATGACTCCACCTGTAGACAATCCACAGATACATCCATCAGTATAACTACTTCAAGCCAAGCTCAGGATGATATTACTATTGTGGCTGAGGTTCAAGCAACTCAACCTGAAGTTATAGATCTTGTGTCTACACCAACGATAAGAAGAG ggtcgtcatttGTGGTAGATCTGACATCAGAACCATCTTCCCCTGACAGGGATGTGGTGGACTTGACCAGAGAATCTGTTTCTGACACACCTGTTATAGTG TGTGTCAGTAGAATATTCCAGAGAGCACCAAGCTTGACATGGCAGCGCCCATCCTGTATGTTTGCATCGTATTCTGGCGAGGTGTCCCCCACCCAGTTATCAGATGATGATGTACAGGATGTCACAAATGACCAAGCCAG TAATGCTCCATCGAGAAGTAGAGACACTAGTGCCGACGACAAAAACGCTAGAAAAACTATCACATGCCCAATATGTATGGACGATGATGAGGCA ataaagaaaagaaaacgtcAGCTTACCTCGACTGTTTGTGGACATGTGTTTTGCGACAAATGTATCAAGAATGCTGTTAAGATACAGAAAAAGTGCCCAACTTGTAGAAAGGATCTAACACTTAGACAGCTACACCCAATCTTCCTTTGA